CAGGTTCTGCCTGGACCTGATCCACCTGGCCTAGGAGTCTCAGAGAACACAGGAGTTTATGCTTGCCCTCTTTCTGAGCCCCTCATTTCCAAGGCTAGATGGATGCAGTAGTGTGTCTCCACAGGTGAATGCCACTGTGCCCCTGCTGGGCCGCTCAGGACTGCTGGGGGAGCTGCGGAACAACCTGTTCACTGATGTGGCCTGTGGCAGAGGGAAAAAGGCCGATAGCACTTTCTGCATCACATCGTCGGGGCTACTGTGCGAGTTCAGCGACCGCAGGCTCCTGGACAAATGGGTGGAGCTAAGAGTGAGTGACTCTGGCTCCAGAACAGGGTCTGGCCTTGTCTCAAATCAGGGGAGAACTGACCTTGGGGCTGTAGACCCGGCTGGGCCTTTGTGCATGCTGAAGGGTGGGGACTGCAGGAGAAGCGGCAGAGCAGGGCAGTCCCAGGGATCCTGCATAACCACCTGCCCTTGCTCTTTCTCACctctcttccctgctctcctctcctgctcAGAACACAGACAGCTTCACAGTAAGTGCTTCTAGGTCTCCTCTTCCTCATGCTATTGCTTCCTCTTCATTGGGGTTTTCCTACCTTCCAATCTTAGTCCCTCTGATGGCCTAGAACAGTCCCTTGATTTTTTTACCCCACCTCCCAAATGTGCAGGGCTACATGCCCTTTGACCCTGTGCTGCTGGAGGGAGGGTATTTCTAGATGACAACTGAGGGGTTACCCAGACCTTGGCCTGGCTCTCTTTTTGTAAGTGAGTGCCGCTGAGGGCTTGGGAAGGATTAAACCAAGCTAACTAGGAAGATGGCCCTTACTTACCGAGCTCCTCTGCCCACAGACCACTGTAGCCCACTGCATCTCTGTAAGCCAAGAGTATATCTTCTGTGGCTGTGCTGATGGTACGGTGCGCCTTTTCAATCCTTCCAACCTGCACTTCCTCAGTACCCTACCCAGACCCCATGCCCTTGGAACAGATGTCGCCAGCATCACTGAGGCCAGGTGAGCGGTATGGGGCCCACTGTCCCATTCAGAGCTTCAGTCAGTGCTTCAGGGAACAGAGTGAAGAGTGTGAGGTGCCCAAAGATCCCCTTTGTAGACAGAAATCTGGGTTTCTTGGTACTTGTCAGAATCAAGGAGATTAAATAGTACAGAGGGCCATGGAATGTCTCAGTAAGTGAGTGTTGGGAGGGATGTGTAAAATCTGGACACATCTTAGGTGGTTTTAAGAATGACTcaagcagccgggcagtggtggcacatacctttaatcccagcactcggaaggcagaggcaggcggatttctgacttcgaggccagcctggtctacagagtgagtaccaggacaggacagccagggatatacagagaatccctgtctcgaaaaaccaaaaaaaaaaaaaaaaaaagaatgactcaaGGGATTGAAGTCTTCCTTCTGGTAGGTTGATGCCAGGAAATAGGTTCAGTTTTACAATTGAATATCTTGATAATCTGTAAGCACCAGAAAGATAAAATGTGTTATGGTaaagatacagaaagacacaGTCACGAATCATGCTAGAAGGGAAAGGGTGATGTGTGGTCATATTTATGGTTTGGTAAGTGTCCTCAgtagaagatgaggaggaggaggaagaagaggaggaagaggaagaagaagaggaggagaagaaagaggaggaggggaagaggaagaggaacaggaggaggaggaggacaaagaggaagaggaagaggagatgttGAGGTGCTGGAGATAGTACTCAGGGCCTTGCTTGTTAGataaatgctctaccactaagctatattcCAAACCTTATTTTGGTGGTATGTATGATAGTCTTGTTTTGATCTCTGTGCAGAAATACTCATAGAACCATCTAGATTTTGTTGTGCTCCATTGTAACCACAGAATTGCCTTGTTTGGTATTGGTGGTCtatgaatttgttagcatttcttTGCCCAGCAGAGTGTGCTCCTGAATTGGATCTCGAGGGACTTTTGAATTCTCAGTTGTACTTCCAAATCTGTAGGACTGGAGACAGTGTCCTGTGCTCCATTCCTTCCTTTGTGGTGactttctgtcctctctcccacAGTCGCCTCTTTTCTGGAGGGGCCAATGCAAGGTACCCAGACACCATTGCCTTGACCTTTGATCCAACTAATCAGTGGCTATCTTGTGTATACAACGACCACAGCATCTATGTTTGGGATGTGAGGGACCCCAAGAAAGTGGGGAAGGTGTACTCAGCTCTGTATCATTCCTCCTGTGTCTGGAGTGTGGAGGTATGTTGGATGGGTTTGCTGGAATTCCATTGTGAGAATAGAAAGTAGAGAACACCACGTACAGCCCTAGGGTCCCGCCTCTCTGCTTTCAATGGCTTCCCTGCCATAGATTCTAGAGCTTGAGTGTAAATGTTAGTGCCCGTGCATCTCAGCCTTCTTGTGTGTCTCTGCCTAGCTTGAGTTTTGTCTTATCCTGGGCTCAGGGATCTTGGACAAGTTACCTGACTAAGCCTTAGATTCCTTAACTGTAAAGTGAATTACCAGATTTTCTCAATTGTTCTAACAATGAGATGAAATAATGTAATTGAGAGATTATGGCacacaggaggagctgggaaaATGGGATTTTTCTTACTGTGTGCGTATATAAcagtaatatcttgttttcttactAAATGTCAGACAAATGGCTAAGTCTTAGCATTCTGCCTTGGATTTCATTCCcctttccatcttcttgagtaAACAAAAGTCCCAAAACAGAAGTCTAATTCTCTCCCTCTATCCATTCAGGTCTACCCTGAGATAAAGGACAGTAATCAGGCCTGTCTGCCCCCCAGTTCCTTTATTACTTGCTCCTCAGACAACACCATCCGCCTATGGAACACAGAGAGCTCTGGGGTACATGGCTCTACCCTGCACCGTAACATCCTCAGCAATGTGAGCCTCCTGTTTCATACTTAGTGCCCCCATGCTTATATACTTTGACCTTGTTTTCAGGGACTGGCTCCCCGAATCTTGATCTTTCAGCTTTTATTTGGCTGGACTCTATGAGCCAAGGGTTGATTTTACCCAGCATCCCTCTGTGCTTGCAGCCATCCTGCTGGAATTGCCTGAGCTGTCTCTTTTCACCTTTCCCAGCAGGATCTCATTAAGATCATCTATGTGGACGGGAACACTCAGGCTTTGTTGGACACTGAACTGCCTGGAGGAGACAAAACTGATGGGTCCCTGATGGATCCCCGAGTAGGCATCCGTTCCGTGTGTATCAGCCCCAATGGACAACACTTAGCTTCGGGAGACCGCATGGGGACACTTAGGTAATGTCAGGTTCTGAGCTAGGTACTGACGGCCTCTCATGGTGGCTGTGGTAGCTATCCTCAAGGGCAGGATTTAGGAGGGCTTGTCTCCCCCCAAAAccttagaaacaaaatatttatcccataaaatggaaagaatgagCTTATAGTGGTGAGCTCAGAAAAGGCCATCTCACATATGTAGCACAGCTATCAGTCGCAGATTGATCGGCATGAGGAAGCTCAAGATATGGGGTTCTAAGAAGGACATAATATTGTTTCTGTGGCATTCGTGAAAAAAAaatgcgccgggcggtggtggtgcacgcctttaatcccagcacttgggaggcagaggcaggcggatttctgagttcgaggccagcctggtctacaaagtgagttccaggacagccagggctatacagagaaatcttgtctcgaaaaaaaaaaaaaatgcatgtaacCTCTCATGAGGTACATACAACAGAGTAACCGTCAGTGTTCTTCAGAAATATTAAGGTCGTAGAAGATAAGGAAGAATGGAAAAACTACCACAGGCTACAGGAAACTAAAGAGGAGTGATAGTTAAATGCCATTTTGCACTCTTTAAGACCCTGGATCAAGTAAGGAcatatggaaaaaataataacatgttAATAAGATACCTAGTTAATAATATGTAAATGCTCTGGCTCTGATAATGTGCTGTTGTTATGCATGTTAGTTAAGAATTGGGAAAGGGAAATATAGAGCACCTGTAGTGTTTGAAGTTTTTCTTAAAGCTTAAAACCATTTGTTTAAAGGTGGGGAGAGGATGTAACAAAAGAAGGAGGTCTTTCCTCTCTCAGCCCGGCAATGGCGTCTCTTATTTGTAGGGTACATGAACTGCAGTCCCTGAGCGAGATGCTGAAAGTGGAGGCTCATGACTCTGAGATCTTATGCCTGGAGTACTCTAAGCCAGACACAGGTAAGGTCTAGCCCATGCCTCAGCAGGGTCTAGCTCTGGCACAGCCCCTCCTGTCCTGCCAGTGCTACCTTATACCTGCCTTGGCTTCTGATAATCTTGGGTCCTGTATTCATTGAGATTCTTTGATCTTTACAGGATTTTAAGAGCTCTGTCCCTGTTCTGTGGTTCATGTAGCTTTAGGGAGATAAGGCTCTGTCCACTTGGGGCTCTTTTCCGGGCATCACTAAGGGCCAGCTTAATGTGCACTGATGAGGTTCTTCCAACTCAGGTTTGAAACTGCTGGCATCGGCGAGCCGGGATCGTCTGATCCACGTGCTGGATGCTGGGCGGGAATATAGTCTACAGCAGACACTGGACGAGCATTCATCCTCCATCACTGCTGTCAAGTTTGCAGGTGGGGACCGGGCAGTTGAAGCTCTACATTCCTCTACCTACCACCTCCCTATATATTTATGAGAAGAGTCTgctgggaaggattgggaggtacCCAGGAGTCATGAGGTTAGGTAGGAAGACAAGTAGAATATAGACTTCTAGTCTAGGGGACCCTGAGCCAGACTGAAGGCTGAGAGGGGGCATGGGTTTTGTGGGATGCGCTCTGTTTTATTTGGTTGGTCCACCATATAGAGTAGCTCCATTGGGAAAAACAAGGGAAGGCAGGAGAAAGGCTGCCTTCATATGGAGGAAGCAGCCTGGCTCCTGTCCCCACAGCCAGTGATGGGCAAGTGCGAATGATCAGCTGTGGCGCAGACAAGAGCATTTACTTCCGAACTGCACAGAAGGTAAGGGCACTAAGTGTCCCCCAACATGGCAGGGGTGGGAACGGGTTTCAGGTTACAGGAGGTGAATGGAGAAGTGAGCCCTGTGACCTGGTGATGCATTTGGATGTGGTCTGCCCCTGCACTCCCTACTGCAGTCTGGAGAAGGAGTACAGTTTACACGAACACACCATGTGGTACGCAAGACAACCCTCTATGATATGGATGTGGAGCCCAGCTGGAAGTACACAGCCATTGGCTGCCAGGACCGAAATATCCGGTAGGCATTCCCTTCTCAGACTTGTTTATTTTGTGGGGAGAGGATGTGCTCCTGCCACAGTGAGCAAATGTGGTCAGCACTAGCTTCAGGAGTGGTTTTTTTGCTTACCAGGACATGGGTCCTGCAGATCAGACTTAAGCcttcaggcctggcagcaagtgcctttaccctctgagctattTTACTGGCCTCCACTTGTCCGACTTTTGTACCACATTCCTCTGTGTAGCTAAGTCCTCAAGTCTGCCTTTTTGTCCAGGCTTTCAAGCCTCTTTGAGGCAGCAAAGTTCTCTGCCTTGCCTGAGAGAATAGGCCTCGCCTGAGAGTAGGCCTCGCTTGAGAGAGTAGGCCTCGCGGTGAGGGGGAGCAAGCGAGAGAGCGAGCAAGCTCCGGGACAAATGGGAAGTGAGTGCTGCTGCTTCTAGCTGTGCTCTTGTGCTCTGTCCtcaggctgctgtgaacatatgCCTTCCTTCCCTTACAGGATCTTTAACATTAGCAGCGGGAAGCAGAAAAAGCTGTTTAAAGGGTCACAGGGTGAAGATGGCACTCTCATTAAAGTGAGCACCCCAGTGGGGCTAGCAGAGCCtgctgcctgccctgccctgccctgccctgccctgccctgctgctGGGCAGCTTGGGGTCAGTGCTAAGCGAGGAGGGATGCCGCTCCCCTACTCTTGCCTCTATGTCCCCAGGTGCAGACAGACCCCTCAGGGATCTACATTGCCACCAGCTGTTCCGATAAGAATCTCTCCATTTTTGACTTCTCCTCAGGCGAGTGTGTGGCCACCATGTTCGGTCACTCAGGTGAGTGTAGCAGCCACATCCCTATTTGGAATTGTACTTTTGTCCCTTGTCTATTGCCACACCACAATTCTGCCCATACTCTGGGAGGGATCAACTGACTGAAGCAAGGGTAGAAAGCCCTGTAGCAGAAGGGGGCAGTGTGGTTGGTacctttcccctctcccacatCCAGACTCAAAGCACAAAGCCTACGTGAGGATAGAACCCAACTCTCCCTCCCCTGCAGGCAGTACCCATCCCCATGGCTGGAGCACGCAGGAATTTGGTTAGGTCTTTGTGGCAGGACATGGACCATATACTTTACTCTTTACAGAGATTGTCACCGGCATGAAATTTAGTAATGACTGCAAACATCTCATCTCCGTGTCGGGGGACAGGTGAGCAGAAGCTAACTTCCCTGAGACAGATTCTTTTCTGTGCCCCCCTGTCCCTCCTCTCACTTCCTCTCATGGCGTCTCTGGGAAGTAGGTCTGAAGAGGGATTTTTCTTGGTGGGGCCTGACCTGGTAGTGGATGGTGGCCTGGATTGCCTTGCCAATTCATGGGAAGTGGGGATAAATGGTGTTGCCACCCCCAGAGTCCTTCCCTGCCCCTTATCCAATGCTGTGGCTCCACCCTAGCTGCATATTTGTTTGGCGTCTGAGCTCTGAGATGACCATCAGCATGAGGCAGCGCCTGGCTGAGTTGCGCCAGCGCCAGCGAGGAATCAAGCAGCAAGGGCCAACCTCTCCCCAAAGGGCTTCTGGAGTCAAACAGTAAGTGGGCCAGAGATGGGCTCTGCGCACTGTTGTCCACATGATGTGCAATCTCCCTGCACCACCTCATGTAGAACGTACTGTTCAGCAGCTCCTGGAATCCCAAGACCTGCCTTCTCATGCACAAGCCTATCACTGTTGGCTTCTGGCCCAGTGAGTCTTCTCTTCCATGACCTTTCTTGTCTTGGACTCAGGCACCATGCTCCAGTAGTACCCCCTTCTGCACCAGCTCTTTCCTCAGACAGTGACAAGGAGGGAGAAGATGAGGGTACTGAAGAAGAAGAACTGCCAGCTCTGCCCATCCTTGGCAAGAACACCAAGAAAGAACTAGGTTTGTGGCAGTTAGGTATAAAGCAGACAGGCACTAGCTGGTGTGGTGACTAGGCCAGCCCCATCTGGACCATGGGATAAGGAGGCTGGGCCATAACAATGATCATATGGGGGATGAGGATGTTCTGGGCTCCTGGTCCCAGAGGTGGAAAGGTAGGGAACACGCCTTCTGACTGCCTATTTCTGTCTAGCCTCAGGCTCTAGTCCAGCCTTGCTCCGAAGCCTGTCCCACTGGGAAATGAGTCGGGTAAGTGCCATCACTGACATCTGCTTCCAAGATTATTAGATGTGAGGGAGTAGCAACAGAGCCCTTTGTGCCCTTGTGAGGCATTTGGGTACAGGACCTGTCTACATGCTCCATTCCTGTTTCCAAGGAAGGCCTTATCATTGAGGTCAAGCAGCTGCTCTAGTTGGGGGTTAAGGGAGCATCAGTCTTTCCTTCTTGTATCAGGTGAGGTTGCCCCCACTAGAGGAGGGGTCCACCTCCTCATCTGCCAGGAGCCTGGGAGAAAAACCATTCAAGAgtagcttggttttgttttgagtcaggatctcactatgcagccctggctgacctggaactcatggaaGAAATGCCTTGCCACCACACTGTGCTTAAACCAGACCAAACCACAGCAGTAACAAACAAGCACCATGCAGTGAGGAGTGATGGTGTGAGTCACATGTCAGAGCAATAGCCCAACGAAAGCAAGGCTCCAGCAAGGAGAAATCTGGGGAGCTCTAGTTCTGAAGACCCCAATGAGGAAGTTAGTTCAGAGCAGTCAGAGGTAAAGGCTGCAGGAATGAATACCTGTTGCCGAGTGCCAGAGAAGGAGAGACATTTTCAGCAAGCCCCAAAGCAGCCAACCCTCACACGTCCCAAGTTGGGCTTTTGAGTCTAGTTGTTGGTAGCAGCCTCACAGAGTGGCCACGCcggtatgtgtgtgtctcagacCCTCATTGTTGGTTTGGCCTTAGTGCTGAGATGGGACTCTGGGTTCCGTTGGGTATCTTCAGAGAACAGAATTATTTAGAGTCCTAGCTCTAGACTGTAAAGGCAGAAACTAAAGCGTTCCTATTATGAGGTCTAGAATGTAGCTCCGAGTATACACTTTAGCGCTAACCTCGCCTGCAGGCCACTTAAGGTCCCACATAGACTTGGGCTAGTCACAGAAATCCTCTGTGCTTCTGTCCCCTTCATGTGTAAGATCTGGGATAGCAATGCCTCCTACTCTAGAAAATGATTGTAAAGATAAAATGAGCTAATACAGTGAGGGTGGCATTCATGCAGGCAATATACACATATGCTTGTTTGTTGATAGTATAATTCTGATTATTACTCCTTTTTTCACCACAACCACCAGGCACAAGAGACCATGGAGTTCCTGGACCCAGCTCCTGTAGCTAACACAGGACCTAAAAGAAGAGGGCGCTGGGCTCAGCCAGGTGTGGAGCTGAGTGTTCGCTCCATGCTGGACCTGCGACAGCTAGAGACCTTGGCCCCAAGCCCTCGAGGCCCCAGCCAGGACTCACTGGCTGTGTCCCCAGCTGGTCCTGGGAAGCATGGTCCACAGGACCCTGAACTGTCATATGTTAGCCAGGTGAGCTAGCTTTCTCCCAGCTCTCTAGAGATCTCAGGAAGCCTCAGCTAGCCTTGTGCTAACAACTGAGGCCTGAGCATGGGTACTTCTATGCTTTCTCTGTCTGTGACACGCATGGGTCATCTGAACTGCAGTTGTATAGAGCTGGCTGGGCTGTATTGTGAGTAGGGTGGGCCGAGGGGTAAAGGGAGCTTGGGGAGGACTCTTGGTGTTGAGTAGACAGGGCCTTGGCAGTCTGAGTGCCAGTACAGCTCTTCCAGAAGCTTAATATCCCAGCTGGAGCCTAGCCTGGCTTCCTGCCTCCTGTCCCCAGAGCTACAGTACTCTGCTTCCTCAGAACTGGTATTCACCAATCCTTGCCAACTTGTTCCTCCTCTCCACACCGTCTTCTCACGCCAGCAATTCTCACAAGTAccctttctttgtgtgtctccAGAATGAAAGGGCCCCTCGGCTTCAGGCTGCCCAACCCTGCTCCTGCCCCCACATTATCCAATTGTTGTCACAAGAGGAAGGAGTCTTTTCCCAAGATCTGGAGTCTGCACCCATTGAAGATGGTATTGTCTACCCGGAACCCAGTGACAGCCCTACCATGGATACCAGGCAAGGGTTGTGCCCTGGCCAGGACTCATGGGCTCTGCGGCCTGtactcttcctttccctctgagtTTTCTCACTTGGGCAATGGTGGGCCTCCAGGCCACCTCCTTCCTAGCTGTGTTCACAGACAGGAGCTGAGTGGAGCTGCTGACTTCTAACTGGCCTTCCTTCCCTTTGCTGGCCTTCCTGGCAGTGCGTTTCAGGTGCAGGCTCCAACCGGAGGATCCCTTGGAAGAGTGTACCCAGGCAGCAGGGGCTCAGAAAAGCACAGTCCCGACAGTGCATGCTCTATGGATTACAGCAGCAGCCGGCTTTCCAGCCCTGAACACCCTAATGAAGGTAAGGCTGCACCATGAGGAAGGGACGGTGAAGCAGGGAAGGCAGACCTGTGACTGATAGGTACAGTGTGatgcctttcccctcccccacatccagACTCTGAGAGCACAGAGCCCCTAAGTGTGGATGGCATCTCCTCAGACCTGGAAGAGCCAGCCGAGggtgatgaagaagaggaagaagagggaggcatTGGCCTCTGTGGGCTACAGGAAGGCAGCCCTCATACACCGGATCAGGAGCAGTTTCTAAAACAGCACTTTGAGACTCTGGCCAATGGGGCTGCTCCAGGTGTGGTCTGTGGGCCAGCCTTCAGTTGCTACATCTGCCCTTCTCCCCACACTGAGAGGGAGGGTCAGTAGGCAGTGCCTTAGGCTGCTTTGTAGGGGCAAGAACTTCTGACTCAGTTCATGGTTTCTGTGCCTCCTGCAGGGGGCCCAGCACGGGTCCTAGAGAGAACAGAGTCTCGGAGCATCTCATCACGATTCCTCCTGCAAGTGCAGACCTCCCCACTCAGGTACAGACTGTCCCCCACATGGCTGTGCTGACCTGGTGCTCCTACACCTGGCACAGCATGTCGCCTTCACATCTCTCCTAGAGTACAAAGTGGTGGTCTCACGCAAACCCTGTCTTGCTTTGTGCTTGTCCTCTCCTGGTGCATCTCTGTCTATGAGAGCATCTGGCCATCTCAGGGGGAGGAaagcactgagccttctctgGGCCTTCTTCTGAACTCATTCTCCCTGTAGGGAACCATCCCTATCCTCCTCAGGCTTGGCCTTGATGTCCAGACCTGACCAGGTATCACAGATGCCTGGTGAGCAGCTGAAAAGCAGTGGTGCCACTCCCCCAGGAGCACCCCCAGAAATGGAAGCCTCTTCTAGCAACACCAGCCCCAAGCAGGTGGCTCCTGTGCTGTTGCCACGACGGCGTAACAACCTGGACAACAGATGGGCCTCCAAGAAAATGGCTGCCACCCGGCCATTAGCTGGACTCCAGAAAGCCCAGTCTGTGCATAGTTTGGTACCACAGGGTAAGGAACCTGGTGGGCTCAACTACAGGCTGTGGGGAATATGAAACCTGTATGTGGGCATGCTGGAGGGAGGTGGGCCTAGTGTGGCCCTGCCAAGTCACCATGCTTGCCACTGCATGTCCCTTAGTGATCATGCACAGGGTAGAGTAGCAGCTAGGAACCGAGCCCTAGCATTTGCTTCCCTTCCTCACCACCTGACCTGCATCTGTCCCTGTCTCCGATGCAGATGAGGTGCCTTCATCACGTCCACTGCTCTTCCGGGAGGCAGAGATCCAGGGCAGCTTAGGATCCCTGCCACAAGCTGACAGCTGCTCATCTCAGCCCCACTTCTACCAGAACCCCACCACCAGTTCTATGGCCAAGCTAGCTCATAGCATTTCTGTTGGCGAGAATCCAGGCCTGGCAGCTGAACCTCATGCTCCTGCACCAATCCGAACCTCACCATTCAACAAACTAGCTCTGCCTAGCAGGGCTCACCTTGTCTTGGACATCCCCAAACCACTTCCTGACCGTCCTACTCTGACCACATTCTCACCTATGTCCAAGGGCCTGGCCCACAATGAAACAGAACAATCGGGCCCCTTGGTGAACCTAGGAAAGGTTCATACTACAGTTGAAAAGCACTCCTGTTTAGGGGAGTGTACTACTCATAAATCTAGGACAGAGTGCCAGGCTCATCCTGGCCCCAACCACCCCTGTGCCCAACAACTGCTGGTCAGCAACCTTCTCCAAGGCCCTGAGAGCTTGCAGCCCCTATCCCCTGAGAAGACTCGTAACCCTGTGGAAAGCAGCAGGCCAGGTGCAGCCCTGAGCCAGGACTCAGGTGTGCATGGCTCTCCAGTCTCACCTGGCCcatactttctgtctctgttagCCACTTTCTAGCTCCATCCCATTTCTGTGTGCCTATGCCTAGCCTTTGGCATTTTTTGTCCTGTCTGCTCCTGTTTTGGTCCATAAGTCACACCTCTGATGGTGAGACACTCTTGCCACCCTTCATGAGCTCCCCTTAACCCAGTGAACCCTTTAGTGTGTTCTGGATACTAGGGCTGGCTCTGGGGATAGAGGTAGGGCTGGCTTTTCCTTCTAAACTTTGTGTGGTGTTGGGGAAGGtgttgaaagagaaaaggggggagggaggcaagaggcagggaTTGTGGGCTGGTAGGGATCACAGCCCTGCTCGAGATCACAGCCCTGCCTGGGTTGGGATGCCTGAAAAAGCAGCTGGGCCTCACTGGTGTTTGTCTTTCAGAACTGGCCTTGAGCCTGCAACAATGTGAACAGCTTGTGGCAGAGCTCCAGGGGAATGTACGCCAGGCCATACAGCTCTACCAAGTGGTGAGTATTGGGCAGCACTGGTAGGCTGTGCTTGACAGCTGAGTGTCTAGAACAGTAGCAAAAGGTTCTACATGCTGAATGGAGCACTCAAAAATATTCTGAGCATAGTAAATGGGAGGGTCAGAAGCCAGGCCACGCCTCTCAACCCCAGAATCTGTTCGTTATTTCTAGGTAAGAAACAGGGTTGTAGCGTGGAACACCATATCATTCAAGAAAATCCCAATTCATGACTATTATCTCTTTTTTATATCCCAAAATGGTTTGGGCATTTTTGATATAAGAAACAATGTAACAGTCACATTTGAAAGAGAGTTGTTGGAAAAAGTTGTCAAGGAGTAGATGTCTAGTTGTCTGGAGGGATTCTCATTGGTCACTCATCAGAGTGACTGATCATCCTGCTCTTGTGTGTAGAACTCCTAGGCAGTCCCTTCTACTGGGCGGGCACCAGTAGACCCCCTTTTCCATATTCTACTTTCTACTGTTCTCCAGTTCTCCAGCTCACTTTCAGTGTTCCTGTTGCAGGTGACCAGCTGTAAGACACCTTCAGCAGAGCAAAGCCACATCACTCGTCTCCTGAGAGACACCTTCTCTTCAGTGCGTCAGGAGCTCGAGGCTCTGGCTGGGGCTGTGCTGTCCAGCCCAGGTGGCAGCCCTGGGGCTGTGGGGGCTGAGCAAACTCAGGCCCTGTTGGAGCAGTACTCAGAGCTATTGCTAAGAGCTGTGGAGCGGCGCATGGAGCGCAGACTCTGAGTTCCTGAAGCCTGTCCCAAGAGAAATGCTCTCCATTCCAATCTGTAGCCCTGCTTCCACTCAAGAAAATGTGGAAATGTCTGGAGTGGATAGCAGTGATCAGTGTTGAGAGAGGCAAAGCAGCTTTCCTGGCCACCCTCATGGGGCCcctgtatttattaatttatttccctGACTCTTGCCTCACTTCCTTGGGACTCCTGCCTCTAAAGCCCAGCCTGGGGCTCATAGCAGGGCAGGTCTTGAGTCTATGTCATCTTGGTGCTGTGAGGGGTAGGAGGGCAGCCTGCCTCACCTGGGGACATTGGGAAGGGCTGGCCTTCTCTTCTTAGAAGCCATTTGAAGTTACTTCAGGGATGAGCTCCCTGGGGTGGAGCATACACAGGGTACTCTGGGGTAGAGATGAAAGGTAATGTGGTATTTTGTAGCCTAAAGCCAATTGTAGACCTTTACCTCTACTCCCACACCAGCTGCACTCCCCTGCCTGCCAGAGCAGGGGTGGTTCCCCCCAACTCCTGGCAGTGAGAAAGGCTGCCTGGCCTCCAGGTTATTCCCAGCCATTAGCAGACTTGAGTTCCTATCAGGACCTGAGCCCCCACATTCCAATCCCATGTTCCCTGCAAGAGAGCCCTAGCGTTTTTCTGCCCCCATCCCTTTTCCCCCTTGTGGAGCTAGTTGTGGGATTTTGCTGCAGGACAGTAAAGCCCC
The nucleotide sequence above comes from Mastomys coucha isolate ucsf_1 unplaced genomic scaffold, UCSF_Mcou_1 pScaffold15, whole genome shotgun sequence. Encoded proteins:
- the Mapkbp1 gene encoding mitogen-activated protein kinase-binding protein 1 isoform X2, giving the protein MMAGEGSTITSRIKNLLRSPSIKLRRSKAGNRREDLSSKVTLEKVLGVTVSGGRGLACDPRSGLVAYPAGCVVVLFNPRKHKQHHILNSSRKTITALAFSPDGKYLVTGESGHMPAVRVWDVAERSQVAELQEHKYGVACVAFSPSAKYIVSVGYQHDMIVNVWAWKKNIVVASNKVSSRVTAVSFSEDCSYFVTAGNRHIKFWYLDDSKASKVNATVPLLGRSGLLGELRNNLFTDVACGRGKKADSTFCITSSGLLCEFSDRRLLDKWVELRNTDSFTTTVAHCISVSQEYIFCGCADGTVRLFNPSNLHFLSTLPRPHALGTDVASITEASRLFSGGANARYPDTIALTFDPTNQWLSCVYNDHSIYVWDVRDPKKVGKVYSALYHSSCVWSVEVYPEIKDSNQACLPPSSFITCSSDNTIRLWNTESSGVHGSTLHRNILSNDLIKIIYVDGNTQALLDTELPGGDKTDGSLMDPRVGIRSVCISPNGQHLASGDRMGTLRVHELQSLSEMLKVEAHDSEILCLEYSKPDTGLKLLASASRDRLIHVLDAGREYSLQQTLDEHSSSITAVKFAASDGQVRMISCGADKSIYFRTAQKSGEGVQFTRTHHVVRKTTLYDMDVEPSWKYTAIGCQDRNIRIFNISSGKQKKLFKGSQGEDGTLIKVQTDPSGIYIATSCSDKNLSIFDFSSGECVATMFGHSEIVTGMKFSNDCKHLISVSGDSCIFVWRLSSEMTISMRQRLAELRQRQRGIKQQGPTSPQRASGVKQHHAPVVPPSAPALSSDSDKEGEDEGTEEEELPALPILGKNTKKELASGSSPALLRSLSHWEMSRAQETMEFLDPAPVANTGPKRRGRWAQPGVELSVRSMLDLRQLETLAPSPRGPSQDSLAVSPAGPGKHGPQDPELSYVSQNERAPRLQAAQPCSCPHIIQLLSQEEGVFSQDLESAPIEDGIVYPEPSDSPTMDTSAFQVQAPTGGSLGRVYPGSRGSEKHSPDSACSMDYSSSRLSSPEHPNEDSESTEPLSVDGISSDLEEPAEGDEEEEEEGGIGLCGLQEGSPHTPDQEQFLKQHFETLANGAAPGGPARVLERTESRSISSRFLLQVQTSPLREPSLSSSGLALMSRPDQVSQMPGEQLKSSGATPPGAPPEMEASSSNTSPKQVAPVLLPRRRNNLDNRWASKKMAATRPLAGLQKAQSVHSLVPQDEVPSSRPLLFREAEIQGSLGSLPQADSCSSQPHFYQNPTTSSMAKLAHSISVGENPGLAAEPHAPAPIRTSPFNKLALPSRAHLVLDIPKPLPDRPTLTTFSPMSKGLAHNETEQSGPLVNLGKVHTTVEKHSCLGECTTHKSRTECQAHPGPNHPCAQQLLVSNLLQGPESLQPLSPEKTRNPVESSRPGAALSQDSELALSLQQCEQLVAELQGNVRQAIQLYQVVTSCKTPSAEQSHITRLLRDTFSSVRQELEALAGAVLSSPGGSPGAVGAEQTQALLEQYSELLLRAVERRMERRL